From the genome of Acidobacteriota bacterium, one region includes:
- a CDS encoding AAA family ATPase, producing MALVGPRRAGKTYFLYQIVSNLLQSGKVERKDILLIDFEDYRLVDFQSEDIEQLLAVFYQLAGKAPRFLLFDEVQHLPSWSRVLRTLHNTRKYSIVVTGSNASLLGSEVATELRGRYEDMVMLPFSFREHLRHRDVEWDRALLATPESGLIAKAFDEYLKYGGFPESAELADESARRRLMQTYFDTIFYKDVL from the coding sequence TTGGCTTTAGTCGGCCCGCGCCGGGCAGGCAAAACCTACTTTCTCTACCAGATAGTCTCAAATCTGCTTCAGTCGGGCAAGGTTGAGAGGAAGGATATTCTACTCATCGATTTCGAAGACTATCGGCTCGTGGATTTCCAGTCAGAGGATATCGAACAACTGCTCGCCGTCTTCTATCAACTGGCGGGCAAAGCTCCCCGCTTTCTCCTGTTCGATGAAGTGCAGCATCTACCCTCATGGAGCCGCGTGCTGCGCACTCTTCACAACACCCGCAAGTACTCGATCGTCGTGACCGGCAGCAACGCTTCTCTCCTGGGATCCGAAGTAGCGACCGAGCTCAGGGGGCGATATGAGGACATGGTGATGCTGCCATTCTCCTTTCGGGAGCACCTTCGGCACCGTGATGTCGAGTGGGACCGCGCACTTCTCGCCACTCCCGAGAGCGGCCTCATCGCCAAGGCTTTCGATGAGTACCTGAAGTATGGGGGATTCCCGGAATCGGCGGAGCTTGCAGACGAGTCGGCAAGGCGGCGTCTGATGCAGACCTATTTCGACACGATTTTCTACAAGGATGTTCTGG